The following proteins come from a genomic window of Musa acuminata AAA Group cultivar baxijiao chromosome BXJ1-7, Cavendish_Baxijiao_AAA, whole genome shotgun sequence:
- the LOC103991270 gene encoding homeobox-leucine zipper protein HAT5, producing MAGRWRDGSSSTAVLLQREATYKEYAGQLFAPGTPTGGSLGSWCLATLKDGYGSSPDRPLFRPIELEEIDDDESDELLHQPEKKRRLTAEQVQFLEKSFEFENKLEPERKLRIAKFLGLKPRQIAIWFQNRRARWKTKQLEKDYEALKSSYHTLKMDHGRLLKEKEELEIEVLSLTNKLLLKEKGCMEPFELNRHPNKLRNSNSNLDTGVKKVHGQTMPCKQEDINSANSTMLDSESARCIDEGSYSMLMELTSPSNAFEHVRSDQSQIGEVKACSFSSLQDNSCGSEFHVTEQDLWLWP from the exons atGGCGGGGAGGTGGCGTGATGGGAGCTCAAGCACGGCCGTTTTGCTGCAGAGGGAGGCGACGTATAAAGAGTACGCTGGCCAACTGTTTGCTCCAGGAACTCCTACCGGCGGTTCTCTGG GCTCATGGTGTCTTGCAACTCTCAAGGATGGTTATGGGAGCAGTCCTGATAGGCCCCTATTTAGGCCAATTGAGTTGGAAGAAATCGATGACGACGAATCAGATGAGCTTCTTCATCAGCCGGAAAAGAAGAGGCGGCTAACTGCAGAACAAGTTCAATTCCTTGAGAAGAGTTTCGAGTTCGAGAACAAACTTGAACCTGAGAGGAAGCTTCGGATTGCAAAGTTTCTTGGACTAAAACCCAGGCAGATTGCTATATGGTTTCAGAACCGCCGAGCACGGTGGAAAACAAAGCAGTTGGAGAAGGACTATGAGGCCCTGAAATCTAGCTATCACACTCTCAAGATGGATCACGGTAGACTTCTCAAGGAAAAGGAAGAACTGGAGATTGAG GTTCTTTCTCTCACAAATAAGCTACTTCTGAAGGAGAAAGGCTGCATGGAACCATTTGAGTTGAACAGACATCCTAACAAGTTGAGGAATTCGAACTCCAATTTGGACACTGGGGTGAAGAAAGTGCATGGGCAGACCATGCCATGCAAGCAAGAAGATATTAACTCTGCCAACAGCACCATGTTAGACTCTGAAAGCGCTCGTTGCATTGATGAAGGTAGTTATTCTATGCTAATGGAGCTCACCAGTCCCTCAAATGCCTTCGAACACGTTCGTTCTGATCAATCACAGATTGGTGAGGTTAAAGCCTGCAGCTTCTCGAGTCTTCAGGATAATTCCTGTGGTTCTGAGTTCCATGTCACTGAGCAAGACCTGTGGTTGTGGCCTTAA